One Prunus dulcis chromosome 7, ALMONDv2, whole genome shotgun sequence DNA segment encodes these proteins:
- the LOC117633823 gene encoding uncharacterized protein LOC117633823, translating to MACKAKLMIPEDEKYEGKPYALSHTRTAITTIKAKFNTQQLQRFEGSCFGHLLLIEDLKWNSQIVHGLLMRKADPKTVTQVNGIKFIVGNKLIQFTAQQFCLITGLRFGKLPFIPKATNENCSLKRKYFSTNKPATLLDLHTAFIECTDDEDALKLGMVYFANFVLLGTEKHVLIDMRYLKLAEDLEEFDKYPWGAVSYAMTNASLLRAVCAEYQRVKVPQKRKMPKQRGKRTQTRMRSGRPREYIIRGFGFALQIWAFEVFPALEALHFTVHEDNRHIPRILHWRSNTVARFRDVMSQVFENFEVDVQLLRPTDIEKQQPYWSWGDDDNEEPMVELFGDEAEEKTGTSSEEKDADVEETATLPSSSKAKGSVNDVRSLKHQLRSTKDQLAKLRSSNRGLRNRVRDLEAIVQKNCLKHENECDRNKKAIRDLTLKIAEVEHYLKLEMEELKKNYGGEAHEEVCTAQMNDGGQNDLSPVNEPTSPTTAAPKMDTQVPADGVEPFPGMHTERGEMEAPVCGDGVEHFPASDQQGAPREPEVPADRVEPFPAMEVIDTEIETSVPERQVDQQPHKVPTAEDVKLPSVEDALLPTPEDGNGYRVICKTMLHLLQDWKKTEIEGVGSKVRPPMKCNITVVGDEGDEGDNEATATVRKPAGEGKGCRLKRAATPLLSPFTDPSRKKRKVTDLHAQTPQPRFDPTKPVAMDDVKAIIQLCRAWKTDISAELELEPFEVGADFFLQTVR from the exons ATGGCTTGTAAAGCAAAGCTTATGATTCCTGAGGATGAGAAGTACGAAGGAAAGCCATATGCCCTTTCACACACAAGGACCGCCATTACAACAATAAAGGCGAAGTTCAATACGCAGCAGTTACAGAGGTTCGAGGgaagttgttttggtcatctaTTACTGATAGAGGACCTGAAGTGGAATTCACAAATTGTCCACGGCCTGTTGATGAGGAAGGCTGATCCTAAGACAGTTACACAGGTGAACGGGATAAAATTCATTGTGGGTAACAAGTTGATACAATTCACAGCCCAACAATTTTGCCTCATCACGGGGCTAAGGTTCGGAAAGCTCCCTTTCATTCCGAAGGCGACAAATGAAAATTGCTCGTTGAAGCGAAAATACTTCAGCACCAATAAACCTGCCACCCTTTTGGACCTACACACCGCCTTCATCGAGTGCACAGATGATGAGGATGCGTTAAAGCTTGGAATGGTCTATTTTGCCAATTTTGTTCTATTGGGTACTGAAAAGCATGTGCTTATTGACATGCGCTATTTGAAGTTGGCTGAAGACCTAGAGGAGTTTGACAAGTATCCATGGGGCGCAGTGTCATATGCAATGACAAATGCTTCACTGTTGAGGGCAGTTTGTGCTGAATACCAACGAGTCAAAGtgccccaaaaaagaaaaatgcccaAACAACGTGGAAAGAGAACGCAGACAAGAATGCGAAGTGGTAGACCAAGAGAGTACATCATAAGGGGGTTTGGCTTCGCTCTTCAG ATTTGGGCCTTTGAAGTGTTCCCAGCTTTGGAAGCATTGCATTTCACGGTCCATGAAGACAATAGGCACATCCCTCGAATATTACATTGGAGGAGCAACACGGTGGCCCGTTTTCGGGACGTTATGAGTCAGgtttttgaaaactttgag GTTGATGTGCAACTTCTCCGGCCAACAGATATTGAGAAGCAACAACCTTACTGGAGTTGGGGTGATGATGACAACGAAGAACCAATGGTTGAATTATTTGGGGATGAGGCCGAAGAAAAAACCGGCACTTCTAGTGAAGAAAAAGACGCGGATGTTGAGGAAACAGCCACCCTTCCCTCCTCTTCTAAG GCCAAAGGGTCTGTTAATGACGTTCGCAGTTTGAAGCATCAATTACGCAGCACTAAGGATCAGTTGGCTAAGCTACGTAGTTCAAATCGGGGGCTTAGGAACAGAGTTCGTGACTTGGAAGCTATTGTACAGAAGAACTGTTTGAAGCATGAGAACGAGTGTGACAGAAATAAAAAGGCTATTCGGGATTTGACCCTAAAAATTGCTGAAGTCGAACATTATTTGAAGTTGGAGATGGaggagttaaaaaaaaattatggtggaGAAGCCCATGAGGAAGTCTGTACTGCCCAGATGAATGACGGAGGGCAGAATGATTTGTCACCCGTAAATGAACCTACTAGTCCGACTACAGCAGCACCTAAAATGGACACTCAAGTTCCAGCTGATGGAGTAGAACCCTTCCCAGGCATGCATACAGAACGGGGTGAAATGGAAGCACCAGTCTGTGGTGATGGAGTGGAACACTTTCCAGCCTCAGATCAACAAGGGGCTCCAAGGGAACCAGAAGTCCCTGCTGATAGAGTGGAACCCTTCCCAGCCATGGAAGTCATAGACactgaaattgaaacttcAGTTCCTGAGAGGCAAGTGGACCAACAACCTCACAAGGTTCCTACCGCTGAAGATGTGAAGCTTCCTAGTGTTGAAGATGCCCTCCTTCCTACTCCGGAAGATGGGAATGGGTATAGAGTTATTTGTAAAACAATGTTACATTTGTTACAGGATTGGAAGAAGACAGAAATTGAGGGGGTGGGATCCAAGGTCAGGCCTCCCATGAAATGTAACATAACTGTGGTTGGTGATGAAGGGGATGAAGGGGACAACGAGGCTACTGCCACGGTTCGGAAACCAGCTGGTGAAGGCAAAGGGTGCAGACTTAAGCGGGCTGCGACACCATTGTTGAGTCCATTCACCGATCCCTCcaggaaaaagaggaaggtTACTGATTTGCATGCACAGACACCTCAGCCCCGTTTTGATCCAACAAAACCCGTGGCCATGGACGATGTGAAGGCTATCATACAACTTTGCAGGGCTTGGAAAACTGACATCAG TGCGGAGCTGGAGCTCGAACCATTTGAAGTTGgggcagatttttttttacaaactgTTAGATGA